In the Candidatus Cloacimonadota bacterium genome, AACGAACAAAACCAACAAAACGAACATTTTAACCGCAAAGACGCAAAGTTAAGAATTTATCATGTAAATCCTGTTATCCTGTCTTTTTCTTTTTTTTGCTACTGACTTGCACAGACTGAACACGAACTTATTTCAGCAACGAACAAAACTTAACAAACATAAAAAGTTCGTAATGTTCGTTTTGTTCGTTGCTGATTCTCTAATTTTTTTTTTAAGAAATTGATGTCAACCGGAATCGTAAATCAACTTGCCAGGTTGATATTTTAAACAACGAGCAATGACCAACAAAAGCGAACTATAAATCTGATTGTATGTTTGTTCGTCCTGTTCGTTTTGTTCGTTGTTCATAAAAAATTTCATTTGACAGATATTTCCATACAAAACAAAGGTCTAACCAATAAAAAAATAAATGGAGGTTTTTATGTATCGGAAAATCAGGTTTTTGTTGTTTGGATTGTTGCTATTGATCTTATTATCAGGATGTTTTGAAGTATCGACTTTAATCAAAGTCAAGAAAGATGGAAGCGGAACGATCGAGGAAACTGTTCTATTCAATGAAGGTATGATGTCAGGGATGATGTCAGGTTTTGGAATGGAAGCTGAAAAAGAAACTGAAGAACAGGAAAATTCTTTTTATGACGAAGAGAAACTGAAAAAAGACATTACTAAATATGGAGAAAATGTAAGTTATGTTTCCAGCAAGCCTTTGGAAAAAAATGGAAAAGTTGGCTACGAAGTTATTTATGCTTTTGAGGATATTACGAAACTGACTGTTAATGAAAATCCGGCAGGTTCTGCCATGGGAAATATGCCGATGATGGGAACGACAGGAGAACAACCATCCGAGAATTTGAGTTTTGAATTCAAGAAGGGTAAAACTTCCGAACTGACCATTAAATACCCGAAATTGAGTGAAGAAATTGACAAGGCAGAAGAAGAAGTTCCCGAAGAAGTCGAGGATATGGAAATGGATCCTTCTGAAATGGAAATGATGAAAGCGATGTTCGCCGGAATGAAATTCTCGATGAAATTTGAGTTTGACGGTAAGATCACCAAAACAAATGCAACCAACAGGGATGGCTCGACCATAACTTTTGTGGAAATGGATTTTGATGAGATCCTCAAAGATACGGAAAATTTTAAAAAACTGAATTCATTAAAAGAAAACCAGAAAGAAATGAAAAAGATCATGAAAAATTTTCCCGGTGTTAAAATCGAAATGAACGAGGAATTAAAGGTTCAATTTAAATAATTTTACAACGCTTTCCGAAGTTTCTTTCAAAGTAATTCTTCAAAATAAAATTCGGAAAGTTTGATTGTATAATCAGGTTTATAAATAAGCGAAACCGGACTTGAGATGACTCCGGAATTCAAGCATTCTACTGAGCTCCATCGAACTAAAGTTGATGAAGTCCAGTCCCGAAAAGAACGAAGCAGAAATGGACTTGAGTTTATCAAATAAATTCAATAGGAGGTTTTATGCATCGAGTTATGTTAAATGTGGATGATTCAATTTTTTAGAAAGGTTGTATCTTTATTACAATCTTTTCCGGAAGGAAAAATAAAAATTTTTGATGATATTTCTTACCGGAATGAGACAAAAAAGTTGGAACTCGATTTTATTGATGCTTTCAAAAAAATCAAAGAAATTGAATCAGGAAAAAAAGTAGCGAAAACCTGGCAGGAAATTCGTAATTATTTATAAAAAGTATTAGTAGTGAGTCAAGAAAAACTGAAATGAAATATCAAATTACAAAACACAAAATTCAAATAAATAACAAAGAAGAAAATTCCAAATTCAAAACAAATATGGGCATTAGCTCGTTTGTAATTTTAATATTTGGATTTGGAATTTATTTGTCATTTGTGATTTACTTTTTGTGATTTGCTTTTTTGTGACAAGATACAATCACTTTAATCTTAAACTTTCAAATTCCGATACAATCAAATATGATCCCCAATATCGGTCTCCAAAACGAGCGTTCTCTACATTCGGCTTTGAAAAAATGGTATTCCAAACCGGGAGATAAACTCGAAGCAAAAGTAGATAATTACATCATCGATATTGTCAGGAAAAATGAACTGATCGAGATCCAGACAAAAAGCCTGGCAAAGATCAGGAATAAACTTCTAACCTTATCTGAAAAATATCAAGTCCGTTTAATTTACCCAATTGCTCAAGAAAAACAGATTACTGTTATTTCCGAAGACGGAGAAATCCTGCGCAGCAGGAAATCTCCGAAAAGAGGGAAATTGCTCGATATTTTTGATGAAGTTGTCAGGATTACCGGTTTGTTTCAGCAGATGAATTTTACTCTTGAAGTTTTATTGATCAAGGAAGAAGAAATTCGTTGTGATGATGGAAAAGGAAGTTGGAGAAGGAAAGGAATCAGTATTTTCGATAGGAAATTGAAGGATGTAGAAGAATCGATCATTTTCCAAAATAAAAAAGATTTCCAAAGATTTATTCCTGTAGGTTTAGAAGATCCGTTTTCCACGAAAAGTTATGCGAAAGAACTACAGATATCTATTTATAAAACTCGTCGTATAATTTATGCATTGAAGAAAATCGGAACGATAACGCAAGTTGGGAAGAAAGGGAATTTGTTGTTGTATAATCGAACAGAACTTGAAAAAATTATGATAGATTAATAATATTCCTCCTTTTTAGTATTTCAAAAAGGATTCTGCACAGTTTCAATTTGTCTTTGCGAGATTTCTTATGAAGCAATTCCTGCGAAGCAATTTAAAGCTCTAACTTGCTGATAAGAAGGAGATTGCTTCGTTAGAAACAGCAAGAAGAAAACCTCGCAAAGACATTCTCTTTTATGATTTTCTCAAAAACACTCAATTATGCAGAATTTATATATTTCAAAATTCATGATCAAAATTTTTGATAAATTCTTGACACTTAAACCATCATTTCAAGTTTTTTCACACGAGGAGGATGACAGATGAAAAAAAATCACTTATTTTGTATTTTTATTTTATTATTCTTTATATTGAATTCATTATTTGCAGAAGAATTCGGTAATATTGCCGGGAAAGTAACCAGTAAAAAAACAGGAAATCCAATTGTAAATGCCCAAATTTTTATCGAGGATAAGACATCAGGAACTTACTCTAAAGAAAATGGAAGTTTTTATCTAAAAAATGTCCCTGTAGGTGAACATACCGTTTATACCAATTTTATCGGTTATAAGCCGGAATCGAAAATAATTATCGTTGAAGAAAACACAACTGCGATAGTCAACTTCTCTCTGGTCAGCAAAGCAGTTGAGATTGCCGGATTCGATGTTACGGCAAATCGAGCCAAAAAAAGAGAAACTCCAATCGCTTTTACCAATATCGATCAGGAACAAATATCCGATAAATATACGACGGAAGATATGCCGCAACTGCTCGATGATGTCCCGGGATTGTTTGCCAATACAACCGGAATCGGTGATGCTCAAATCACGATGAGAGGCTTTGAAGCAGATAAAATTCAGGTTTTAATAAACGGCATTCCGGTCAATGATCCTGAAAGCCAGAAAGTTTATTGGTCGAATTGGACTGGACTTTCATCAAATGTTAAATCCGTGCAGGTTCAGAAAGGAGCCGGTTCTTCTCTGTATGGTTCCGGAGCTTTTGGCGGTTCTCTCAATATTGAAACTATCGGAAATAAACCGGAAAGATCGTTTACGCTTCGTTCTTCCTACGGCAGATATTTAACTTCAAAAATGGATATTATAGATCATGCTATTACTCCCGCAAATTCCGAAATACCTTATTTAACCAGAAGATCTTTAGTTGCCGATGGAAAAGGTCATCTCATCGATTATCATCCATCAAATTATAATCTTTTGTTCAGATACAATTCCGGAAACATCTTTAACAGAAAATTCATTTATAATTTAATGATCGAGAGAAAAGCGGGAGATTATTATCTTAGCGGCACAAATTATGACGGCTATTCTTTTGGTTTGGAAACTCAAACTTTGATCGGTCAACATAAAATGAATTTGAGTTTTATCGGTGCTCCCCAAAATCATAATCAGGTATATTTTAAATCGGACAGGGATTTATTCGCAAAATTAGGAAGAGAATACAATCGTAATAATCATAGTTATCAGGAAAATTATTATTTTAAACCGCAAATATCTCTACGGGATGAATGGAAAATATCTGAAAATCAAATATTGATGACTAACTTCTTTGTAACCAAAGGTGATGGTGGTGGGAAATATTTGAATCAAGATAAGTTCGATATCGAAACCGGAACTATTTATTTTCACGATGGATTTCTGGATGATGACGATCCGGGTGCTTTTGAGCATGTTGAATTTGCAAAACACGCTCTTTATCTTTATGAAAATTATAATCTTATCGTAGAAGGATTTAATCCGCAGGATACGATCTGGATCGGTCCGATCCCGGTCGAAGGTCCTTCCTATAACGGGGAATTAATAAGCGGTGAAGGTAAAGATTTCTTTAATTCGAGATATGATTATAGCTGGAGAAATAATAGTATCAGCGATCATTTCCAATTTGGAGGAAACACATATTATCAGCACGATCTCAATTCCTCATTAAATCTGGTTGTAGGCGGTGAGTTTCGTAAGTGGAATGCAGATCATATCGGTAAAAGAGAAAATTTCAGACATTTTAATCCTGAATTTCCGGATAGTGTCGAAACCTACGAAAAAATGCAAAGAACTTATGATTACTCTTCCACTGTCTCGAATATGTCCGCTTTTGCTCGAACGCAGATCAAACCTTTTTCCAAGATGAATATTATGATCGACGGACAATATGCGAGTTATACCTCGAAGGTTGAGGAAAATCCGATCGAAATTTATGATCTTGGGAACGGTCAACCAACAGGTTATTATTTCTATTCAACAAAAGAAAAGACGGAAACCGATACTTCGGGAGTGGAGACATTTAAATTTTCCAAGGATGATTATCAAAAAACATTTAATTTTTTCTCACCTAAATTCGGCATAAACTATAATCTTACTCATTATTTGAATTTAATTGCCAACTACTCGATCGCCTACAAAGAACCGAAAACACGGGATTGGTACAGCGGTTATGATGGTCCGGATGGTAACCAGATGTATGAGATCGATCTGGTTGATAGTCTGAATCAGGAATATTCGATAGAAACATTTTATGGAGAATTAAAACCTGAAAAGATCAATACTATGGAGTTCGGGATCGGTTATGAGGGTGCATTTTTTGATTTGAATGCCAATTATTATCTCAGCGATTATGTCGATAAAATTGAGCGGGTCGATGTTCCGGTTACTAATTTTTATTATGATGCGGATAATGATTCGGTTTACACGGTGCAGAGAGACGAATCGCTGACTTTAAATGCAGGACAAGCCAGGCATCAGGGATTGGAATTGAGTTCGAATATAAAATATGAGAATATCGATGCTTCCTTTTCTTTAACCTATTCCAAGAATCGCTGGGTCGAGATGAATGTTGAGCAGATATTTAAGGGAGATGCGGATGAGATGATCGGTAAAGTTGTTCCCTTTTCTCCTGAAAAAATGGCAAACGCAGATCTGGGTTATACTTTTCAAAATCTTCCCTTTGAGGGAAAACTGCGGATGGGATTAACTGCCAAATATTGGGACGATTATTATGCAAATTACACAAATGAATATTACAGCAACTATATCGACGATGGTAGTGGTGGATTTGAAGCGGATTCTACTTCGATAACAAGTTCGAAACTACCTTATTTTTTTGAACTTGGAGCCAATCTCAAATACTCTTTTTATCTTGGTGAAAAAGAATTTTTTATCAGGTTGAATTTGAATAACATCACTAATCGAGATGATAATTTTTCATCTGCTAATGTGAAGAAGGATTATAATCGCGGATATTTTGATGAAGATGGAAAATTCGTCGATGATTATCTGACCGGTAATGATTATATGTATGTTACTCCATCTCCGTTGTTTAATCTTTTCTTAACAATGGAAGTAAAATTTTAGAGTGAAAATATCTGACACAAAAAAACAGGTCATGTTAAACATGACCTGTTTTTATTTTTAGTAAATTTTATTTCATCAAAATCATTTTCTTGGTTGAAGTATATCTTCCGCTGTGTCTCAGCTTA is a window encoding:
- a CDS encoding TonB-dependent receptor, producing the protein MKKNHLFCIFILLFFILNSLFAEEFGNIAGKVTSKKTGNPIVNAQIFIEDKTSGTYSKENGSFYLKNVPVGEHTVYTNFIGYKPESKIIIVEENTTAIVNFSLVSKAVEIAGFDVTANRAKKRETPIAFTNIDQEQISDKYTTEDMPQLLDDVPGLFANTTGIGDAQITMRGFEADKIQVLINGIPVNDPESQKVYWSNWTGLSSNVKSVQVQKGAGSSLYGSGAFGGSLNIETIGNKPERSFTLRSSYGRYLTSKMDIIDHAITPANSEIPYLTRRSLVADGKGHLIDYHPSNYNLLFRYNSGNIFNRKFIYNLMIERKAGDYYLSGTNYDGYSFGLETQTLIGQHKMNLSFIGAPQNHNQVYFKSDRDLFAKLGREYNRNNHSYQENYYFKPQISLRDEWKISENQILMTNFFVTKGDGGGKYLNQDKFDIETGTIYFHDGFLDDDDPGAFEHVEFAKHALYLYENYNLIVEGFNPQDTIWIGPIPVEGPSYNGELISGEGKDFFNSRYDYSWRNNSISDHFQFGGNTYYQHDLNSSLNLVVGGEFRKWNADHIGKRENFRHFNPEFPDSVETYEKMQRTYDYSSTVSNMSAFARTQIKPFSKMNIMIDGQYASYTSKVEENPIEIYDLGNGQPTGYYFYSTKEKTETDTSGVETFKFSKDDYQKTFNFFSPKFGINYNLTHYLNLIANYSIAYKEPKTRDWYSGYDGPDGNQMYEIDLVDSLNQEYSIETFYGELKPEKINTMEFGIGYEGAFFDLNANYYLSDYVDKIERVDVPVTNFYYDADNDSVYTVQRDESLTLNAGQARHQGLELSSNIKYENIDASFSLTYSKNRWVEMNVEQIFKGDADEMIGKVVPFSPEKMANADLGYTFQNLPFEGKLRMGLTAKYWDDYYANYTNEYYSNYIDDGSGGFEADSTSITSSKLPYFFELGANLKYSFYLGEKEFFIRLNLNNITNRDDNFSSANVKKDYNRGYFDEDGKFVDDYLTGNDYMYVTPSPLFNLFLTMEVKF